One Amaranthus tricolor cultivar Red isolate AtriRed21 chromosome 1, ASM2621246v1, whole genome shotgun sequence DNA window includes the following coding sequences:
- the LOC130800155 gene encoding protein OXIDATIVE STRESS 3-like, which yields MEVSSHMMGMYHTNEANHHHHHNMLNMMGGDHHDHDDYEDNISESSLSSSSSFEDSSNSKESASSSSDLLDDASSPSSSSSSPRASNGPLYELSELMNQLPIKRGLSKYYQGKSQSFTSFAKVGSLEDLAKKESPYQRRLKACRSYGGGLNNFKSCTSPKAGISKRLTKGSLSNLSCLSRKPSFIGSCRPPLSPVL from the exons ATGGAAGTATCATCACATATGATGGGAATGTATCATACAAATGaagcaaatcatcatcatcatcataacatGCTAAATATGATGGGAGGAgatcatcatgatcatgatgattATGAAGACAATATTAGTGAATCAAGTTTATCATCCTCCTCATCCTTTGAAGACTCGAGCAATTCTAAAGaatcagcatcatcatcatcagattTGCTTGATGATgcatcatcaccatcatcatcatcatcatcaccacgAGCATCAAATGGACCCTTGTATGAATTATCTGAGCTTATGAATCAACTTCCTATTAA GAGAGGATTATCAAAGTATTACCAAGGAAAATCACAATCATTCACATCATTTGCAAAGGTGGGAAGTTTAGAAGATCTAGCAAAGAAAGAAAGTCCATATCAAAGAAGATTAAAAGCTTGTAGGAGTTATGGAGGtggtttaaataattttaaatcatgtacTTCACCAAAAGCTGGAATATCAAAGAGGCTTACAAAGGGTTCTTTATCAAATTTATCTTGTTTAAGTAGGAAACCAAGTTTTATCGGTAGTTGTAGACCTCCTTTAAGTCCTGTATTATAA